The following coding sequences lie in one Oncorhynchus gorbuscha isolate QuinsamMale2020 ecotype Even-year linkage group LG10, OgorEven_v1.0, whole genome shotgun sequence genomic window:
- the vti1b gene encoding vesicle transport through interaction with t-SNAREs homolog 1B produces MSSEEFEKLQEIFKSLYDELKLMPDRLLRCQGEEKKRLVRTFDERHGEAVEVLQGMEQELIGVPSSYRNAMSTRLRLFRRDLGKLQRAVKSSDLSSTSSTRPAEGAYGIYSSQNEHSTQLQSQRALLIQGHEHLNNASQSIERSQRIAAETDQIGVDIIEELGEQREQLDRTRDRLVNTGENLSRSRKILRAMSRRLMTNKLLLSVIILMELVILGAVVYLKFFRK; encoded by the exons ATGTCATCGGAAGAGTTTGAAAAGCTGCAGGAGATCTTCAAGTCCCTTTATGACGAACTGAAGTTGATGCCTGACAGATTACTGAGATGTCAAGGAG aggagaagaagaggttgGTGCGAACTTTTGACGAAAGACACGGAGAGGCAGTGGAAGTG CTGCAGGGGATGGAGCAGGAGTTGATCGGCGTTCCCTCGTCCTACCGGAACGCCATGTCCACCAGGCTGCGTCTGTTCCGCAGAGACCTGGGGAAGCTCCAGAGAGCGGTGAAGAGCTCTGACctgtcctccacctcctctacccgGCCAGCAGAGGGCGCCTACGGCATCTACTCCTCTCAGAACGAACACAGC ACCCAGCTTCAGTCCCAGAGGGCCTTGCTGATCCAGGGACACGAGCACCTGAACAACGCCAGTCAGAGTATAGAGAGGAGTCAGCGCATCGCCGCAGAGACAGACCAGATCGGCGTGGACATCATCGAGGAGctgggagagcagagagaacagctggACCGCaccagagacaga CTGGTCAACACTGGGGAGAACCTCAGCCGGAGCAGGAAGATCCTACGAGCCATGTCTCGACG ACTGATGACCAACAAGCTGTTGTTATCCGTCATCATTCTGATGGAGCTGGTCATACTGGGTGCGGTCGTCTACCTCAAGTTCTTCCGCAAGTAA